In the Candidatus Margulisiibacteriota bacterium genome, one interval contains:
- a CDS encoding efflux RND transporter periplasmic adaptor subunit, whose product MNKKIIWAIVVIIVVVFGFRLAGRLSGGKEAKTERVVPVVAISPKLGPIEQRLTLNGDIKAETEVSVRPRTTGRVEELYVKEGDYVSKGSKLLSYVAGIDPTNDLYNDLVVTSPISGVVGMQLVKIGDQVTSQVGGGISPVFVVYGIDRVKIYADVPEKYYTSITKGTRADIALDALPNELFRGVVGNIRPVIDPLSRTTQIEIILANYSHRIKPGMFAKVDLVLKRVVNATVIPFDAVLGENEKYVYLAKEGVAEKRPIVLGLENGNDVQVVSGLSPLDKVIILGQRVVREGSRIEEVRQ is encoded by the coding sequence ATGAATAAAAAAATAATTTGGGCAATAGTTGTAATTATCGTCGTTGTTTTCGGTTTCCGTTTAGCCGGCCGGTTAAGCGGCGGCAAAGAGGCTAAAACTGAAAGAGTCGTGCCGGTTGTGGCAATTTCTCCCAAGCTCGGACCCATCGAACAGCGTTTGACTTTGAACGGTGATATCAAAGCTGAAACCGAGGTCAGCGTCCGTCCCCGGACAACCGGCCGGGTCGAAGAGTTATATGTTAAAGAAGGGGATTATGTCAGCAAAGGGAGCAAGCTTCTCTCTTATGTTGCCGGGATCGATCCGACCAATGATCTGTATAATGATTTGGTGGTGACATCGCCGATCAGTGGCGTAGTTGGGATGCAGTTGGTCAAGATTGGTGATCAGGTTACTTCTCAGGTGGGTGGGGGCATTTCTCCGGTATTTGTTGTTTACGGGATCGACCGGGTCAAGATCTATGCCGATGTCCCGGAAAAATATTATACCAGCATTACCAAAGGGACCCGGGCCGATATTGCGCTTGATGCCCTGCCGAACGAACTTTTCCGCGGCGTAGTTGGCAATATCCGTCCGGTGATCGATCCGTTAAGCCGGACCACCCAGATCGAGATAATCCTGGCGAATTACAGCCATCGGATCAAGCCGGGTATGTTTGCCAAGGTTGATCTGGTGCTGAAAAGAGTGGTTAATGCTACCGTTATTCCTTTTGACGCTGTCCTGGGGGAGAATGAAAAATATGTCTATCTTGCCAAAGAAGGTGTTGCTGAAAAACGGCCGATCGTGCTTGGTTTGGAAAACGGGAACGATGTCCAGGTTGTTTCCGGGCTCTCTCCGCTGGATAAAGTTATAATTTTAGGGCAGCGGGTAGTCAGGGAAGGTTCCCGTATTGAGGAAGTCAGGCAATGA